The Bacteroides ovatus genomic interval GACAAGGATTCAAAAAAAGAATGATATGAAAAGAAATGAATTATGGCTCGGCTGTTTATTGGCAGTAGCAGGTTTCTTCGGAGCTTGTACCAATGTAGTGGAAGACGAGTCTCAAAATAATAAATATCCGATGGAGCTAATGGCGGAAAAGTCAGCTATAACTTTCACGCGTAGCATCGGGGAGAAGACTGAATGGGATGGAGGAGAGCTTGTTTCCCTATACGATGGTTTCTCACAAAAGTTGTATGAGGTTTCTCAATCAGGAGAAATGAGTGCTAAAAATAACGATCCTCTTTATTGGTATACAACGACGGAAGAAGAGACTTTGTTTGCCTGGTATCCTTCTTCGGAAACTTTGTTGACAGAGTGGACCGTAGCTTCCGATCAGACTATTGAAGAATCATATAAAAACTCGGATTTCCTTTATGCCTATGAGAAAATGAAATTCCGTAGCGAGCGGAAGCTTAAATTCCATCACGGAACGGTGAAGCTGATTATCAACGTGAAAGGTGACGGAGACACTGTATCGGAAGAAGATTTGAAGGATATTGTGTTCACTGTAAGTGCTGTAACAAAGGGCAGTATGGCAGAAGGCAAATTACAGTCTGCCGCAGGAGTTGAAGCGACAGTGATGAAACCTTATTTGTTGGAAAATGCCAGAGAAGGATACGCTTATTCTTTTCAGTTGCTGATGATTCCGCAGGATATGTCCGGCAAATTATTCTTTAAAGTTGCGTTGAAAGACGGCAGGAATTTCGGTCATACGCCGGGCAATGGTGAAGGCATATTAGAAGGTGGACACCAATATACATACAATGTAGGAGTTGGTAAACCGGGATTGAAAGTGACAATAGAAAAAGATTCTGTTTCGTGGGACGGTGATGACGAAGAGGTTGAAGGAACTGATAGAGAATAATATTCAAAATTTGAAGCGAAGATGAAACAATATAAACTTATGCAAGTGGCCTTGCTGGCAATCCTATTGTTCGGTTGGGCTGGTTGTTCTCAAAATGAGGAAGAAGTTCCGGGAAATGTACGGAATGGGATTGTACTGAACGTGACTGATACAGGGATAATTAGCAATGAACCGTCTACGCGTACAGAAGATACGGGATTCGTCACGACCTTTACACAAGGCGACCAGATTGGACTGTTCGCCGTGAAAGACGGTGCGATATTGGACGAAATCAATAATATGCCTTTCACTTTCAATGGTTCGAGCTGGTCGGGTAAACCGATATTGTATGATGATCGTCTGGTGGGAGTGAATTTCTATGCTTACTATCCTTATCAATCGGAAATGACAGGAAAAACGGATTTGATAGGTGATGATTTTTTTGCTCCTCTGGCAGCCGGTTGGGAATTGACAACAGAACAAAGTGATCAGAAAGCATATGCGAAACAGGATTTGATGACCTCAAATGCAACTGCATTGATTGGTGAGAACGGAAACTACTCATTGAGCTTTCAGTTAACACACCGTATGAGCTTGGTTGTTGTGAAGTTGCCTTCCACTCGTTATATCTTTACAGATGCCGAAGGAGTGGCAATGCCGGAAGAAACTCCTTATGTTGCTATGTCTGTCGATGTAGCTTTTTATCTTGATAATGTGGAGGAAGGAACTAAAATTTCTCCTTATTATGACGCAAAGAAAGATGAATATCGTTTGCTAAGAAAACCGTCTTCGGAAAATCAGATTATCGGTCATTATAATGATAAGCAATGTACGCTTGATACGGCTGAAAAGATGAAAGAAGGAAAATACAAACGTTTTGTTGTCGATGGTGGATATAAAGAGGTGACCCATCATCTGCAGGTAGGCGATTATTATTATGCAGATGGAAGTGTGGTAAGTGGCAATGAAGCAGAACCTGCAAAGGATAATTGTATTGGAATCGTTTGTTGGGTGGGAAATCCGATGCCTTCTGTGTTGTATAAAGATGTGGCGGGAACTCCCTATACTGCCACTAATGATGCATTGCTCCGTTCGCATCCCAATTGTGTTCATGGGTTAGTTATGAGCCTCTATACAGAAACGGGCAAATTCTCTCCTGCTCTTACTCAAAGTATACACGACTGGTTTATGACTACTTCGTTTACTTCTTCTTATGTATCTGTTACCGGATATTATGATGCAAATGAAAATAATAAAAACAAACCTCTTCGCTTTTTGGGATATAACAACTCGGAAGTATTAGATTTGTACTACGATACTTTCAAAACAGATTTTGAATGTTTCCAATATCAGGATGATTGTGAAAGTAGCTTCCCGTCTCCGTCTATAACTACCGGTTGGTATGTGCCTTC includes:
- a CDS encoding fimbrillin family protein; the encoded protein is MKRNELWLGCLLAVAGFFGACTNVVEDESQNNKYPMELMAEKSAITFTRSIGEKTEWDGGELVSLYDGFSQKLYEVSQSGEMSAKNNDPLYWYTTTEEETLFAWYPSSETLLTEWTVASDQTIEESYKNSDFLYAYEKMKFRSERKLKFHHGTVKLIINVKGDGDTVSEEDLKDIVFTVSAVTKGSMAEGKLQSAAGVEATVMKPYLLENAREGYAYSFQLLMIPQDMSGKLFFKVALKDGRNFGHTPGNGEGILEGGHQYTYNVGVGKPGLKVTIEKDSVSWDGDDEEVEGTDRE
- a CDS encoding fimbrillin family protein, giving the protein MKQYKLMQVALLAILLFGWAGCSQNEEEVPGNVRNGIVLNVTDTGIISNEPSTRTEDTGFVTTFTQGDQIGLFAVKDGAILDEINNMPFTFNGSSWSGKPILYDDRLVGVNFYAYYPYQSEMTGKTDLIGDDFFAPLAAGWELTTEQSDQKAYAKQDLMTSNATALIGENGNYSLSFQLTHRMSLVVVKLPSTRYIFTDAEGVAMPEETPYVAMSVDVAFYLDNVEEGTKISPYYDAKKDEYRLLRKPSSENQIIGHYNDKQCTLDTAEKMKEGKYKRFVVDGGYKEVTHHLQVGDYYYADGSVVSGNEAEPAKDNCIGIVCWVGNPMPSVLYKDVAGTPYTATNDALLRSHPNCVHGLVMSLYTETGKFSPALTQSIHDWFMTTSFTSSYVSVTGYYDANENNKNKPLRFLGYNNSEVLDLYYDTFKTDFECFQYQDDCESSFPSPSITTGWYVPSSGELVALQDKDNSLESKLNTKLIKVSDKTMDISATYWSSTERNNKNMYIVTYSKTAGSAGTGGVKTNTYTYRFFLGF